In a genomic window of Sphingobacteriaceae bacterium:
- a CDS encoding RidA family protein, translated as MSLEQRLREMGLELPAVPAPVAAYIPGVRSGQLIFTSGQLPMVQGELRYKGRLGENLTVEEGYEAARICALNALAVVKELAGDLAAVERIVKVVGYVNSTDDFTQQPQVINGASELLGELLGEAGRHARAAVGVNTLPLGAAVELEMIVQVRAQ; from the coding sequence ATGTCCTTGGAACAGCGCTTGCGGGAAATGGGCTTGGAACTGCCGGCGGTGCCGGCGCCCGTAGCGGCTTACATTCCCGGCGTGCGGTCGGGTCAACTCATCTTCACCTCCGGCCAGCTGCCCATGGTTCAGGGGGAACTGCGCTACAAAGGCCGCCTGGGCGAAAATTTGACGGTGGAGGAGGGGTATGAGGCCGCCCGCATCTGCGCCCTCAACGCCCTGGCCGTCGTCAAGGAGCTGGCCGGCGACCTGGCCGCGGTGGAGCGCATCGTCAAAGTGGTGGGCTATGTCAACAGCACCGATGACTTCACCCAGCAGCCCCAAGTCATCAACGGCGCCTCGGAACTCTTGGGCGAACTGTTGGGCGAGGCGGGCCGCCATGCCCGGGCCGCCGTGGGGGTCAACACCCTGCCCCTGGGCGCTGCCGTGGAGTTGGAGATGATCGTCCAGGTGCGGGCACAATAG
- a CDS encoding spore maturation protein, with protein MTVAVLFQLLEEISRWTIPVMLAGIPLYGWWRGVRIYDAFIDGAREGLEMAVRIAPYLVSIFVALGVFRDSGALDLAVDVLRPWLDRWGVPGEVLPLALIRPFSGGGALGITAELLRRHGPDSYIGRLASTMQGSTDTTFYILSFYFGSVGIRNPRHAVAVGLSGDLAGIIASVIAVRWLFYS; from the coding sequence GTGACCGTGGCGGTCTTGTTCCAGCTGCTGGAGGAAATATCCCGCTGGACCATTCCCGTCATGCTGGCGGGCATACCCTTGTACGGCTGGTGGCGGGGGGTGCGCATCTACGACGCCTTCATCGACGGCGCCCGGGAGGGCCTGGAGATGGCGGTTCGGATCGCGCCCTACCTGGTTTCCATCTTCGTGGCCCTGGGGGTCTTCCGGGATTCGGGGGCCTTGGACCTGGCGGTGGACGTGCTGCGGCCCTGGCTGGACCGCTGGGGCGTGCCCGGGGAAGTGCTGCCCCTGGCCCTTATCCGGCCCTTTTCCGGCGGCGGCGCCCTGGGCATCACCGCCGAACTGCTCCGGCGCCACGGCCCCGACTCCTACATCGGCCGCCTGGCTTCCACCATGCAGGGCAGCACCGACACCACCTTCTACATCCTCAGCTTCTACTTCGGCTCCGTGGGCATCCGCAACCCCCGCCACGCGGTGGCCGTCGGCCTGTCGGGGGACCTGGCCGGCATCATCGCCTCGGTCATCGCCGTCCGCTGGCTCTTCTACTCCTGA
- a CDS encoding nucleoside recognition domain-containing protein, producing MIHAIWLLLLLGGTVVAAGKGQIEKVTAAATTSAQAGVEAVLGLLGIMVLWLGMARIAEEAGLIRAIARGMAPFLRWLFPSVPRDHPAMGAILMNLSANLLGLGSAATPFGLRAMQELQKLNPNPLQASNAMCTFLAVNTSSVTLIPATIIALRAGAGSRNPAEIVGSALVATICSTCAAVTVDYLFRRRAPGE from the coding sequence ATGATCCATGCCATCTGGCTGCTGCTCCTGCTGGGCGGCACGGTGGTGGCCGCCGGCAAGGGCCAAATAGAAAAGGTGACGGCGGCGGCCACCACGTCGGCCCAAGCGGGGGTGGAGGCGGTGCTGGGCCTCCTGGGCATTATGGTGCTCTGGCTGGGCATGGCCCGCATCGCCGAAGAGGCGGGCCTCATCCGCGCCATCGCCCGGGGCATGGCCCCTTTCCTCCGCTGGCTGTTTCCCTCGGTGCCCCGGGACCATCCCGCCATGGGGGCCATCCTCATGAATTTGAGCGCCAACCTGCTGGGGCTGGGCTCGGCGGCCACCCCCTTCGGCCTGCGGGCCATGCAGGAGCTGCAGAAGCTCAATCCCAACCCCCTCCAGGCCAGCAACGCCATGTGCACTTTCCTGGCCGTCAACACCTCCAGCGTAACCTTGATCCCGGCCACCATCATCGCCTTGCGGGCGGGGGCCGGCTCCCGCAACCCGGCGGAAATCGTCGGCAGCGCCCTGGTGGCCACCATATGCTCCACCTGCGCCGCCGTAACGGTGGACTACCTTTTCCGGCGGCGGGCGCCGGGGGAGTGA
- a CDS encoding cold shock domain-containing protein — MERGIVKWFSSEKGYGFIQRPNGEDVFCHYTAIDMEGFRTLDEGDMVEFEVVPGTRGPQAANVRRIEE; from the coding sequence GTGGAACGTGGTATCGTGAAGTGGTTCAGCAGTGAGAAGGGCTACGGGTTCATCCAGCGGCCCAACGGCGAGGACGTGTTCTGCCACTATACCGCCATCGACATGGAAGGGTTCCGGACCCTCGACGAAGGCGACATGGTGGAGTTCGAAGTAGTGCCCGGCACCAGGGGACCTCAAGCAGCCAACGTACGCCGGATTGAGGAATAA
- the aceA gene encoding isocitrate lyase, which yields MAGDFEQRLRQEAAELEQRWKTDPRWKGIKRDYSAEDVIRLRGSVKIEYTLARMGAERLWNLLHTEEYVRALGALTGGQAVQMVKAGVPAIYLSGWQVAADNNLAGETYPDQSLYPANSAPALVRRINNALLRADQIHWSEGNTDIHWMAPIVADAEAGFGGVLNAYELMKAMIQAGAAAVHYEDQLGSEKKCGHMGGKVLVPTAQHIRTLKAARLAADVLDVPTIIVARTDALGANLLNSDIDPRDHEFLTGERTVEGFFRVKPGIEAAIKRGLAYAPYADMLWCETATPDLDEARAFAEAIHKEYPGKLLAYNCSPSFNWKLHLDDDTIAKFQKELAAMGYKFQFVTLAGFHALNASMFELAHGYAREAMTAYVRLQEKEFAMEELGFTATRHQREVGAGYFDEVAQVITGGESSTLALRGSTEEEQFYVDKAGS from the coding sequence ATGGCAGGAGACTTCGAACAACGGCTGCGCCAGGAAGCAGCAGAGCTGGAACAGCGATGGAAGACCGATCCCCGGTGGAAGGGGATCAAGCGGGACTATTCCGCTGAGGACGTCATCCGCCTGCGGGGTTCGGTGAAGATCGAATACACCTTGGCGCGCATGGGTGCCGAGCGGCTTTGGAACCTACTGCACACCGAGGAGTACGTCCGGGCCCTGGGCGCCCTCACGGGCGGCCAGGCGGTGCAGATGGTGAAGGCCGGCGTGCCCGCCATCTACCTCAGCGGCTGGCAGGTGGCCGCTGACAACAACCTGGCGGGGGAGACCTATCCCGACCAGTCCTTGTATCCGGCCAACAGCGCCCCTGCCCTGGTGCGCCGCATCAACAACGCCTTGCTCCGGGCCGACCAGATCCATTGGTCCGAGGGCAACACGGATATCCACTGGATGGCCCCCATCGTAGCCGACGCCGAGGCCGGCTTCGGCGGTGTGCTCAACGCCTACGAGTTGATGAAGGCCATGATCCAGGCCGGCGCCGCCGCCGTGCACTACGAGGACCAGCTGGGCTCCGAGAAGAAGTGCGGCCATATGGGCGGCAAGGTGCTGGTGCCCACCGCCCAGCACATCCGCACCCTGAAGGCGGCCCGCCTGGCGGCCGACGTCCTGGACGTGCCCACCATCATCGTGGCCAGGACCGACGCCCTGGGCGCCAACCTGCTGAACAGCGACATCGACCCCAGGGACCACGAGTTCCTGACGGGCGAGCGCACCGTGGAAGGCTTCTTCCGGGTCAAGCCGGGCATCGAGGCGGCCATCAAGCGGGGCCTGGCCTACGCGCCCTACGCCGACATGCTGTGGTGCGAGACGGCCACGCCCGACCTGGATGAGGCCCGGGCCTTCGCCGAGGCCATCCACAAGGAATACCCCGGCAAGTTGCTGGCTTACAACTGCTCGCCCTCCTTCAACTGGAAGCTCCACCTGGACGACGACACCATCGCTAAGTTCCAGAAGGAGCTGGCGGCCATGGGCTACAAGTTCCAGTTCGTCACCCTGGCAGGCTTCCACGCTCTGAACGCCTCCATGTTCGAACTGGCCCACGGCTACGCCCGGGAAGCCATGACCGCCTACGTGCGGCTCCAGGAGAAGGAGTTCGCCATGGAGGAACTGGGCTTTACCGCCACCCGCCACCAGCGGGAGGTGGGGGCCGGCTACTTCGACGAGGTGGCCCAGGTCATCACCGGCGGCGAAAGCTCCACCCTGGCCCTGCGGGGCTCCACGGAAGAAGAGCAGTTCTACGTGGACAAGGCGGGCAGCTAA
- the aceB gene encoding malate synthase A gives MGEGIEVRGPVQGRVAEEILTPEALAFVAELHRQFNPTREELLAWRAEYQARLDAGERPDFLESTRHIREGDWRVAPVPDDLQHRFVEITGPVDRKMMINALNSGANVFMADFEDALSPTWENVTEGQVNLKDAVRRTIIFEQDDGRVYKLNEEIATLLVRPRGWHLVEKNVWVDGKPISASIFDFGLYFFHNVHALLERGTGPYFYLPKLENHREARLWNDVFVAAQNALNIPVGTIKATVLIETILAAFEMDEILYELRDHIAGLNAGRWDYIFSVIKKFRNHPEFVLPDRGQVTMTSPFMRAYTELLVKTCHRRGAHAIGGMSAFIPSRRDPEVNARALEEVRKDKIREVNDGSDGTWVAHPGLVEVARSVFEEHLGDKVNQVDRQRDDVNVTADDLLNTHIEGGKITEQGLRHNISVGLQYIASWLRGTGAAAIYNLMEDVATAEISRAQIWQWIRHSAKMDDGRTVTRDLVQQLKAEEMEKIREAYGDEFFNEGRFDDAAELFDRVALSEEFIEFLTLPAYEMIN, from the coding sequence ATGGGTGAAGGTATTGAGGTCCGCGGGCCGGTACAGGGACGGGTTGCGGAAGAGATCCTGACCCCGGAAGCTTTGGCTTTCGTGGCAGAGCTGCACCGGCAGTTCAACCCCACCCGGGAAGAACTGCTGGCCTGGCGGGCCGAATATCAGGCTCGCCTGGACGCAGGCGAACGTCCGGACTTCCTGGAAAGCACCCGCCACATTCGCGAGGGCGACTGGCGGGTGGCCCCTGTACCTGACGATCTCCAGCATCGCTTTGTGGAGATCACCGGGCCCGTGGACCGTAAAATGATGATCAACGCCCTGAACTCCGGGGCCAACGTGTTCATGGCCGACTTCGAGGACGCCCTTTCCCCGACGTGGGAGAACGTCACCGAAGGCCAGGTGAACCTGAAGGACGCCGTACGGCGGACCATCATCTTCGAGCAGGATGACGGCCGGGTTTACAAGCTGAATGAAGAAATCGCCACCCTGCTGGTCCGTCCCCGGGGCTGGCACCTGGTGGAAAAGAACGTCTGGGTCGACGGCAAGCCCATTTCCGCCAGCATCTTCGACTTCGGCCTGTATTTCTTCCACAACGTCCACGCCTTGCTGGAGCGGGGCACCGGCCCGTATTTCTACCTGCCCAAGCTGGAGAACCATCGGGAAGCGCGCCTGTGGAACGACGTATTCGTCGCCGCCCAGAACGCCTTGAACATCCCCGTGGGGACCATCAAGGCCACGGTGCTCATCGAGACCATTCTGGCCGCTTTCGAGATGGACGAGATTCTTTACGAGCTGCGGGACCACATCGCCGGCCTGAACGCCGGGCGCTGGGACTACATCTTCAGCGTCATCAAGAAGTTCCGCAACCATCCTGAATTTGTCCTGCCCGACCGGGGCCAGGTCACCATGACGTCGCCCTTCATGCGGGCCTACACCGAACTGCTGGTCAAGACGTGCCACCGGCGGGGCGCCCACGCCATCGGCGGCATGTCGGCCTTCATTCCCAGCCGGCGCGACCCCGAGGTCAACGCCCGGGCCCTGGAAGAGGTGCGCAAGGACAAGATCCGCGAGGTGAACGACGGCTCCGACGGCACCTGGGTGGCCCACCCCGGCCTGGTGGAGGTGGCCCGCAGCGTCTTCGAGGAGCACCTGGGCGACAAGGTCAACCAGGTGGACCGCCAGCGGGACGATGTGAACGTCACCGCCGACGACCTGCTGAACACCCACATCGAAGGCGGCAAGATCACCGAGCAGGGCCTGCGCCACAACATTTCCGTCGGCCTGCAGTACATCGCCTCCTGGCTGCGGGGCACCGGCGCCGCCGCCATCTACAACCTGATGGAAGACGTGGCCACGGCGGAGATCAGCCGGGCCCAGATTTGGCAGTGGATCCGGCATAGTGCTAAGATGGACGACGGCCGCACCGTCACCCGTGATTTGGTGCAGCAGTTGAAGGCCGAGGAGATGGAGAAGATCCGGGAGGCCTACGGCGACGAATTCTTCAACGAGGGCCGCTTTGACGACGCCGCCGAGCTGTTCGACCGGGTGGCCTTGAGCGAGGAATTCATCGAGTTCTTGACACTACCCGCCTATGAGATGATTAATTAG
- a CDS encoding histidine kinase, which produces MSSYELSFLDSTFRIGEETGPYIRQGLNSETAQKIAELIREIAAVDAVAVTNDRTILGYAGTGCPYMVRGRSILTAATRQAIQTGQARVVNSKEELACPIPGCPCPLQGAVIAPLKVRQQVVGTVKLYRTGEQDFPALARRLALGISQLLSLQLEVGESERLRELAARARLEALQAQIRPHFLFNTLNTVLMFTRTDIERARELLVQLASFLRRALTVRAEFIPVEDELEYVQTYLEIEKARFGQALRFKVSIDPASLGCLVPVLTIQPLVENAVVHGLVPQEGGGRLLVRTRVRHDRLEVVVYDTGVGIPRHRRDGVFTPGVGKGMGLGLANINQRLMGLYGEPYGLRLLSRPGRGTLARMTVPVRRAADRREAAGR; this is translated from the coding sequence TTGTCGTCCTACGAACTCAGTTTCCTGGACAGCACCTTCCGCATCGGGGAAGAGACCGGGCCGTACATCCGCCAAGGGTTGAACAGCGAAACAGCGCAAAAAATCGCGGAACTCATCCGGGAGATTGCCGCCGTTGATGCTGTGGCCGTGACCAACGACCGGACCATCCTCGGCTACGCCGGCACGGGTTGCCCCTACATGGTGCGGGGCCGGTCCATCCTGACGGCCGCCACCCGCCAGGCCATCCAGACGGGCCAGGCGCGGGTGGTCAATTCCAAGGAGGAACTGGCCTGCCCCATTCCGGGCTGCCCCTGCCCGCTGCAGGGTGCCGTCATCGCCCCTTTGAAGGTTCGCCAACAAGTGGTGGGAACCGTAAAGCTATATAGGACGGGTGAACAGGATTTTCCTGCCTTGGCAAGACGATTGGCCCTGGGAATAAGCCAGCTGCTGAGCCTGCAGCTGGAGGTGGGCGAATCGGAGCGGCTGCGGGAACTGGCCGCCAGGGCCCGGCTGGAGGCCCTCCAGGCCCAGATCCGCCCCCACTTCCTGTTCAACACCTTGAACACCGTGCTCATGTTCACCCGCACCGACATCGAGCGGGCCCGGGAACTGCTGGTGCAGCTGGCTTCCTTCCTGCGCCGGGCCTTAACCGTTCGGGCCGAGTTCATCCCCGTGGAAGACGAGCTGGAGTACGTGCAGACCTACCTGGAGATCGAAAAGGCCCGCTTCGGCCAGGCCTTGCGCTTCAAGGTGAGCATCGACCCCGCCTCCCTGGGCTGCCTGGTGCCGGTGCTCACCATCCAGCCCCTGGTGGAGAACGCCGTGGTCCACGGCCTGGTGCCCCAGGAGGGCGGCGGGCGCCTGCTGGTGCGCACCCGGGTGCGCCATGACCGGCTGGAAGTGGTGGTGTACGACACGGGGGTGGGCATCCCCCGCCATCGCCGGGATGGAGTGTTTACGCCGGGAGTGGGCAAAGGCATGGGACTAGGCTTGGCCAACATCAACCAGCGGCTCATGGGCCTGTACGGTGAGCCGTACGGGCTGCGCCTCCTGAGCCGGCCCGGGCGGGGCACCTTGGCCCGCATGACGGTGCCGGTGCGCCGGGCCGCCGACCGGAGGGAGGCGGCAGGCCGGTGA
- a CDS encoding LytTR family DNA-binding domain-containing protein, giving the protein MKDGRRVIRALIVDDEYPARAELRYHLSRHDDVEITGEAVTAREALRLIRGLEYDVVFLDIAMPGLSGIDLAKEIREGARPPWIVFVTAYDDFAVKAFEARALDYILKPITAERVAEALARVRERLTVRLPGGPAEDGAVTPLPPGRRDGSPPESGASGPAPRTQWIMGMRDETAIPIPIADVVYITSEDDQVFVYTVDRRYPTRYTLRELELMLPGNVFFRCHRGYIVNLNFVREISPFFNGTYNLSVPWRGGTATIPVARSRVAEMKRVFWPVMPPDASRRA; this is encoded by the coding sequence GTGAAGGACGGGCGGCGGGTTATCAGGGCCCTCATCGTCGATGACGAATACCCCGCCCGGGCGGAGCTGCGCTATCACCTGAGCCGCCACGACGACGTGGAGATCACCGGTGAGGCGGTCACCGCCCGGGAAGCCCTGCGCCTCATCCGGGGGCTGGAATACGACGTGGTCTTTCTGGACATCGCCATGCCCGGCCTGTCGGGCATCGACCTGGCCAAGGAGATCCGGGAAGGGGCCCGGCCCCCCTGGATCGTCTTCGTCACCGCCTACGATGATTTTGCCGTCAAGGCCTTCGAAGCCCGGGCCTTGGACTACATTCTCAAGCCCATCACCGCCGAGCGGGTGGCCGAGGCCCTGGCCCGGGTCCGGGAGCGGCTGACGGTCCGGCTCCCCGGCGGCCCGGCGGAGGACGGCGCCGTCACTCCCCTGCCCCCAGGCCGCCGGGACGGATCACCGCCGGAGTCTGGGGCTTCCGGCCCGGCCCCCAGAACCCAGTGGATCATGGGCATGCGGGATGAAACGGCCATCCCCATCCCCATTGCCGATGTGGTCTACATTACCAGCGAGGACGACCAGGTCTTCGTTTACACCGTCGACCGGCGGTACCCCACCCGCTACACCCTGCGGGAGCTGGAACTCATGCTGCCCGGCAACGTCTTCTTCCGTTGCCACCGGGGCTACATCGTCAACTTGAATTTCGTCCGGGAAATAAGCCCCTTCTTCAACGGCACCTACAACCTGTCGGTGCCCTGGCGCGGGGGCACGGCCACCATCCCCGTGGCCAGGAGCCGGGTGGCGGAAATGAAGCGGGTTTTCTGGCCCGTCATGCCCCCGGATGCCTCCCGCCGGGCCTAG
- a CDS encoding ribose-phosphate pyrophosphokinase, producing the protein MKIFGGRATRQLTEDICRQLGIQPGRADIFTFSNDNTFVRILEHIRDQDVFVVQTSCPPVDSALMEMLIIMDAVRRASGRRIIAVLPYYPYVRSDKKDQPRVPITARLVADLLVTAGADRIITVDLTADQIQGFFSVPVDHLTALPILARYFETKGLENPVAVAPDPGAVKRAQRFAAWLNIPVAFVDKRRVGGAEEVQATTVVGDVEGRQAILFDEEIDRGSSVCEAAELLYRSGARDVYAACTHAVFSGPAVERLSNSGIREVVVTDSVPIPPEKRWDRLVVLSLAPLLAEAIRRTHTGESISALFE; encoded by the coding sequence ATGAAGATCTTCGGCGGGCGCGCTACACGTCAACTGACGGAGGACATCTGCCGGCAGTTGGGGATACAGCCGGGTCGCGCCGACATATTCACCTTCAGCAACGACAACACTTTCGTACGCATTCTGGAGCACATACGGGACCAAGACGTGTTCGTAGTCCAGACTTCTTGCCCCCCGGTGGACTCCGCCTTGATGGAGATGCTCATCATCATGGACGCGGTGCGGCGGGCGTCGGGCCGCAGGATCATCGCCGTGCTGCCTTATTATCCGTACGTTCGCTCCGACAAGAAGGACCAGCCCAGGGTGCCCATCACGGCCCGCCTGGTGGCCGATCTGCTGGTGACGGCCGGGGCCGACCGGATCATCACCGTGGACTTGACCGCCGACCAGATACAAGGCTTCTTCTCGGTGCCCGTGGATCACCTGACGGCCTTGCCCATTCTGGCCCGGTACTTCGAGACCAAGGGCCTGGAAAACCCCGTGGCCGTTGCTCCCGACCCCGGGGCGGTGAAGCGGGCCCAAAGGTTCGCCGCCTGGCTGAACATACCGGTGGCCTTCGTCGACAAGCGCCGGGTGGGGGGAGCGGAAGAAGTGCAGGCCACCACCGTGGTGGGGGATGTGGAAGGACGGCAGGCCATCCTGTTCGATGAGGAAATCGACCGGGGCTCGTCGGTCTGCGAGGCGGCGGAACTCCTGTACCGCAGCGGCGCCCGGGACGTCTACGCCGCCTGCACCCACGCCGTGTTTTCGGGCCCCGCCGTAGAGCGGCTGTCCAACTCCGGCATCCGGGAAGTGGTGGTCACCGACTCGGTGCCCATCCCGCCGGAAAAGCGGTGGGACCGCCTGGTGGTCCTATCGTTGGCGCCGCTCCTGGCCGAAGCCATTCGCCGGACCCATACCGGCGAATCCATCAGCGCTCTCTTTGAATGA